CGAGGAGATTTCTTCCCGGTTCAAACTCGACGAGGAGATCGATGTCGCTCTCCGGGGTCTCCTCGCCCCTGACGGCCGAGCCGAAGAGCCGGACCGTAAGGGCGCCGTGATCTGCTGCGATCCGCAGAATCTCATCCCGTTTTTCCAGCACATCTGCATACAGGCTCATCTGATCCTCTCCTATCTCTATAGAGGTTGCCATGGGGCCGCTCCCGTTTCCGCGATCTGCTGCCGGCCCCTTGCATGGCGTTCACCTGATAACGAGCGGCAGGGCTACGGAAGGTCTCTGGAAAAAAGCGCAGAGCACGATCTCGTCCACCCGTTGAAGAATAAGGTTGACGACCTCGCCGATCACCCCATCCTGCACGGGATGAACTCCTCACAGTCCATTCCCCGGGTATATGCTGAATCCTCTCGATCGCCTCAAGAATGTCCTTGAGATAGAGATTATATTCCCTGGACATACCTGACGCTCCGGAGGATGTGTGGTGCAAGACCCGGTTTTAAGGTGTCCCGATCGACGAGGTCGACGCTCCTCCCGAAGAGATCTTCAAGGAAAAACTTGAGATCCATATAGGTGTCGAAGGAGCGCCTCCCCTCTTCGAACTCGATCAGGATATCGATATCGCTGTCTTCGCCTTCTTCGCCCCGGACGAAGGA
This is a stretch of genomic DNA from Methanofollis fontis. It encodes these proteins:
- a CDS encoding nucleotidyltransferase family protein, which codes for MLTAEGIIGALADHRTRIRSLGVRRIGIFGSFVRGEEGEDSDIDILIEFEEGRRSFDTYMDLKFFLEDLFGRSVDLVDRDTLKPGLAPHILRSVRYVQGI
- a CDS encoding nucleotidyltransferase family protein — translated: MSLYADVLEKRDEILRIAADHGALTVRLFGSAVRGEETPESDIDLLVEFEPGRNLLDHVALVQDLEDLLGRRVDVVTEGGLHWYIKDRIHQEAVPL